CGAATCGCACGGCGGCTGCGGCATGGTCGCTCCGGACATCGCATCGGATGGGGGACAGAGTTTTGAACTCGTACGTGCGGGCAATTGGATCGGTGCAGGCTGGGTGCGGTCGCCAAAGGCCTATTTTCACACCTCGGCAAGCGCCGCCGCACGCGGCAAGGCATTCATCGTAAAGGACGACCGTATCGTCATTTACGCAAAACGCGGCGGTTGGGTCGAGGCAGAATACACGAATGAAGCGGGGCGCACAACGCGAGGCTGGCTGAAACTGGACGACCTGTATCCGGACGAGCCGTTCTAAAAACCGGCAATAATTGAAATGGACTTTTTGCTGAACAACCTATTGACCATCCTGATCCTGCTGCCGGTGATCGGTGCGGTACTGACCATCGCTCATCAGGCATTTTGGAAACAGGAAAGTCATCTGAAATGGCTGACGCTGGGCTGGACGATGCTAATGTTCGTTGTGTCGCTGCTGATGTTCTCGTCTACGGCGGCGGGGCCGAGCGGCTACTTTTTCGAACAGAACGTGCCGTGGATCAAGGCCATCAATGCGAACTATCACGTCGGCGTTGACGGGCTCAGCTTTTGGCTGATCATCCTTACGACGTTCATCATGCCGATCGCGGTGCTTTCGACATGGCATGCCGTCGAGAAAAGGCCGACGGCGTTCTACGTTTTTCTACTGCTGCTCGAATCGGCCATGATCGGCGTTTTCGTCTCGCTCGACCTGCTTGTTTTCTATCTTTTCTTTGAAGCGTCGCTTGTGCCGATGTTCTTCCTGATAGGCATTTGGGGCGGAGCGAACCGCATTTACGCGGCAGTCAAGTTCTTTATTTTCACGGCTTTTGGCAGTTTGCTGATGCTGGTCGCGATCATTTCGCTGTATTTTCTCTATGCCGATCAGACGGGCCTCGGCGGTTCGTTTGACCTCGTCGCGATACTGAACGCCATGAACACCGGCAACCTCGTCATCGGGCCGCAGACCGGAATGCTTTTGTTCCTCGCATTCGCGTTAGCGTTCTCGATCAAGGTGCCGCTGTTCCCGTTCCATACCTGGCTGCCCGATGCACATACTGAGGCTCCGACAGCGGGGTCGGTAATTCTTGCCGCCGTGCTTCTTAAGATGGGAACCTACGGCCTGATGCGTTTCAACTTCACGCTGTTCCCAGAGCAGAGCCGCGAGCTTGCGTGGCTTTTCATCACGCTGGCGATCATCGGCATCATTTACGGAGCTCTCGTCGCAATGGTTCAGCCCGATGTGAAGCGTCTGGTCGCTTATTCGTCGGTCGCACACATGGGGTTTGTGATACTCGGAATGTTCTCGTTTACCGAGATCGGAATGCAGGGCGCCGTTTTTCAGATGCTCGCACACGGCATCTCGACGGGAGCATTATTCCTGCTCGTAGGCTTTATTTACGAACGACGGCACACGCGTGAGATCAAGGAATTCGGCGGCCTGGCGAACATAATGCCGATCTACGCGACCATCTTTGTCATTACGACGATGTCGTCGATCGGCCTGCCGTTCCTGAACGGCTTCGTCGGCGAGTTCATGATAATGCTCGGAATGTGGAAATCGACCATTCTCGGCATCACATCGGGCGTAAATTGGAACTACATCGCTACGATGCTTGCGGGCACCGGCGTTATTTTCGCGGCGGTCTATCTGCTATGGATGGTGCAGCGAGTATTTTTCGGCAAGGTAACAAAGGACGAGAATCGTACGCTTTCCGACCTGAGTTTTCGCGAGATAGGCCTGATGGCTCCGCTGCTCGTGCTGATGGTCTATATGGGCGTTTATCCGACGCCGTTCCTCAAGCGTATGGACGAGCCGATCAAGGCGATCCATGAACGCGTGATGCAGCGCAGCGGCGGAACCGTGGCTAAACAAGATATCGAACCTGCACCGCAATCCGAC
This sequence is a window from Acidobacteriota bacterium. Protein-coding genes within it:
- a CDS encoding NADH-quinone oxidoreductase subunit M; amino-acid sequence: MDFLLNNLLTILILLPVIGAVLTIAHQAFWKQESHLKWLTLGWTMLMFVVSLLMFSSTAAGPSGYFFEQNVPWIKAINANYHVGVDGLSFWLIILTTFIMPIAVLSTWHAVEKRPTAFYVFLLLLESAMIGVFVSLDLLVFYLFFEASLVPMFFLIGIWGGANRIYAAVKFFIFTAFGSLLMLVAIISLYFLYADQTGLGGSFDLVAILNAMNTGNLVIGPQTGMLLFLAFALAFSIKVPLFPFHTWLPDAHTEAPTAGSVILAAVLLKMGTYGLMRFNFTLFPEQSRELAWLFITLAIIGIIYGALVAMVQPDVKRLVAYSSVAHMGFVILGMFSFTEIGMQGAVFQMLAHGISTGALFLLVGFIYERRHTREIKEFGGLANIMPIYATIFVITTMSSIGLPFLNGFVGEFMIMLGMWKSTILGITSGVNWNYIATMLAGTGVIFAAVYLLWMVQRVFFGKVTKDENRTLSDLSFREIGLMAPLLVLMVYMGVYPTPFLKRMDEPIKAIHERVMQRSGGTVAKQDIEPAPQSDAVGMNR